The proteins below are encoded in one region of Arenibacter algicola:
- a CDS encoding RagB/SusD family nutrient uptake outer membrane protein codes for MKNTFTIILVFLLALIGCNDDFLDTNPESSLAKDNFFNSESDLQLYINGLHSLPGYGMFLSDQGTDDMATTGAVEIKNITIGSPSAENLGAGWSWDRLRSINFFLENYIKADIEEEAKMHFEGLGKYYRAEFYFNKVKRYSDVPWYSKTLDPEDESLFKPRDPRAMVMDSIISDIQYASQHIRENVSYGNIDKWSALMLQARIALYEGTYRKYHPELNLQGTANVFLEMAINATKELIDSGNFGIYYTGNPDQDYAALFSSEDLSGNSEAILVNVYDVDKKKTSGNGTVFGNYEQSASKALMDSYLMADGTRFNEQIGYDTFTFVEEFQNRDPRLTQTFVYPGWVSAGSINPYILELNKNFTGYHQLKGYNNSVESAGVDIAVYRYAEALLIYAEAKAEMGDIEQNDLDISVNLLRQRAGLPNLDLNTANASIDPSMEGDFPYVSGTNKGVILEIRRERRVEFAAEAFRFDDLMRWHAGKILEEVPQGLYFPGLGKYDMTGDGVEDINIIASNDDIPSPKETNSLGVDLIYYKAGFFGDSSASLFLTNGTSGNMVTSVDQPNFVEPKYYYRPIPAHQVALNPKLTQIMGW; via the coding sequence ATGAAAAATACATTCACAATAATATTAGTGTTTCTATTAGCCCTTATAGGGTGCAATGATGATTTTTTGGATACAAATCCAGAATCGTCTTTGGCAAAGGACAATTTCTTTAATTCGGAATCGGACCTACAATTATATATTAATGGCCTGCATTCCCTTCCTGGATACGGAATGTTTTTAAGCGATCAGGGTACTGATGACATGGCCACTACGGGTGCTGTTGAGATAAAGAATATAACAATTGGTAGTCCCAGTGCGGAGAATTTAGGTGCTGGTTGGTCATGGGATCGATTAAGGAGTATCAACTTTTTTCTTGAAAATTATATTAAGGCCGATATAGAAGAGGAGGCTAAAATGCATTTTGAAGGGTTAGGGAAATATTATAGAGCCGAATTTTACTTTAATAAAGTAAAAAGATACTCCGATGTTCCTTGGTATTCCAAAACCTTGGATCCAGAGGATGAATCCCTGTTTAAACCGAGGGATCCGAGAGCAATGGTCATGGACAGCATTATTAGTGATATCCAATACGCCTCCCAGCATATCCGTGAAAACGTTTCTTATGGGAACATAGATAAATGGTCGGCCCTTATGTTACAGGCTCGTATTGCACTATATGAAGGCACTTATAGAAAATATCATCCTGAACTTAATTTACAGGGAACTGCAAATGTGTTTCTGGAAATGGCTATTAATGCCACCAAGGAATTAATTGATTCCGGGAATTTTGGGATCTATTATACGGGAAATCCAGATCAGGATTACGCTGCTCTATTCTCCTCTGAAGATTTGTCTGGTAATTCTGAGGCCATTTTGGTAAACGTATACGATGTGGACAAAAAGAAAACTAGTGGCAATGGAACGGTTTTCGGGAATTATGAGCAAAGCGCTTCCAAAGCATTAATGGACTCTTACTTAATGGCCGATGGTACTCGGTTTAACGAACAGATTGGGTATGATACCTTCACATTTGTTGAAGAATTTCAAAATAGAGATCCGCGGCTAACCCAAACTTTTGTTTATCCGGGTTGGGTGTCGGCAGGAAGCATCAATCCCTATATATTGGAATTGAACAAAAATTTTACCGGATATCACCAACTAAAAGGATACAACAATAGTGTAGAAAGTGCAGGTGTGGATATTGCTGTATACAGATATGCAGAAGCATTGTTGATCTATGCCGAAGCAAAGGCAGAAATGGGAGATATTGAACAAAATGATTTGGATATAAGTGTCAATTTGTTAAGGCAAAGAGCCGGACTGCCCAATTTGGATTTAAATACGGCCAATGCCAGTATAGATCCTTCTATGGAAGGTGATTTTCCTTACGTATCTGGCACAAATAAAGGGGTGATTTTGGAAATTAGAAGGGAAAGACGAGTGGAATTTGCGGCTGAAGCATTCCGATTCGACGATCTCATGCGGTGGCATGCTGGAAAAATACTGGAAGAAGTTCCGCAAGGTTTATATTTCCCTGGCCTAGGAAAATATGATATGACAGGAGATGGAGTTGAGGATATCAATATTATTGCCAGTAATGACGATATTCCTTCCCCAAAAGAAACCAATTCCTTGGGTGTAGATCTAATTTATTACAAAGCTGGTTTCTTTGGAGACAGTAGTGCCAGTTTATTCTTGACCAATGGCACCTCAGGAAATATGGTTACTTCCGTGGATCAGCCAAATTTTGTGGAACCCAAATACTACTACCGGCCAATCCCAGCCCATCAAGTGGCACTTAATCCGAAACTTACCCAAATAATGGGATGGTAA
- a CDS encoding alkaline phosphatase family protein → MQNFIVLICFSLIGYGQTEALPKVLFVIVDGISADVIEKIPTPHLDAISQVGGYTRAYVGGQVNGYSQTPTISAVGYNSLLTGTWANKHNVWGNGIKDPNYNYWTIFRMAKVYSPELKTAVFSSWEDNRTKLIGEGLIETGSIKLDYHFDGFEKDTINFPHDEGRLFINKIDEHVVQEASIYIRDKGPDLSWVYLEYTDDMGHKYGDSEQFYNAVKIMDNQIERLWKSIQFREQYHNEIWQIFITTDHGRNKETGKGHGGQSERERLTWIVTNAKELNPYFYKKNPGIIDIMPTIMRTFDIHPKKEQLWEIDGVPITGPISIANAKGKLNGDKIELTWEAMQNKGKLKIWVSFSNDYAEGGKDEYLLLTKVKTKSEKATLDISTIPSNFYKIVLEGKNNSINTWVIKE, encoded by the coding sequence GTGCAGAATTTTATAGTATTGATTTGTTTTAGTTTGATAGGTTATGGCCAAACAGAAGCCTTGCCAAAAGTTCTTTTTGTAATTGTTGATGGAATATCTGCCGATGTGATTGAAAAGATTCCAACCCCACATTTGGACGCCATTTCCCAGGTAGGAGGGTACACACGGGCCTATGTAGGGGGTCAAGTGAATGGGTATTCGCAAACACCTACCATATCGGCCGTAGGATATAATAGTTTGCTAACAGGAACTTGGGCAAACAAACACAATGTGTGGGGGAATGGAATTAAAGACCCTAACTATAATTATTGGACCATTTTTAGAATGGCAAAAGTGTACAGTCCAGAGCTGAAAACTGCGGTGTTTTCTTCTTGGGAAGACAATCGTACTAAATTAATAGGGGAAGGGCTTATAGAAACGGGGAGTATAAAACTCGATTATCACTTTGATGGCTTTGAAAAGGACACCATCAATTTTCCTCATGATGAAGGTCGTTTATTCATCAATAAAATAGATGAACATGTTGTTCAAGAGGCTTCAATATATATAAGGGATAAGGGGCCAGACTTGTCTTGGGTATATTTGGAGTATACGGACGACATGGGCCATAAATATGGGGATAGTGAACAGTTCTACAATGCGGTCAAAATAATGGACAATCAAATAGAACGTCTGTGGAAATCCATTCAATTCAGGGAACAATACCATAATGAAATTTGGCAAATTTTTATTACCACAGATCATGGCCGAAATAAGGAAACGGGCAAAGGACATGGAGGACAAAGTGAAAGGGAGCGACTAACATGGATTGTTACCAACGCTAAGGAGCTAAACCCTTATTTCTATAAAAAAAATCCTGGAATTATTGATATCATGCCAACGATCATGCGAACTTTTGATATTCACCCTAAAAAAGAGCAATTGTGGGAAATTGATGGGGTGCCTATAACAGGTCCTATTTCTATTGCCAATGCCAAAGGCAAGCTTAATGGAGATAAAATTGAACTTACCTGGGAGGCGATGCAGAATAAGGGAAAACTCAAAATTTGGGTTTCCTTTAGCAATGATTATGCTGAGGGCGGCAAGGATGAATATCTTTTACTAACCAAGGTTAAAACTAAATCGGAAAAAGCAACTCTGGATATATCTACAATTCCTTCCAATTTCTACAAGATTGTCTTGGAAGGCAAAAACAATTCTATTAATACATGGGTAATAAAAGAATAA
- a CDS encoding endonuclease/exonuclease/phosphatase family protein gives MRRSLCFFFTLVFICSGCYSQKSSVIFKVMAWNILHGGNDIENGVQNVVEIIREVDPDVILMIETYGSGKIIADSLGYNFHLIAPEGTALDDKGTNLSIFSKFPFGEWIDTDYPFYLGGREILINNRKIRFFSNWFHYLPWEDEPEKLGKTAEELLEWEKTGAKYEMQRKVLPYLRKYAANAEFVPMIFGGDLNAPSHLDWGVETVDMHHGLVVPWYTTKILEDIGLVDTFRALNPDPVRYPGITWHTKGKNDEHRIDYIFYKGSNLEAIKSETYKVFFGDQLFINGKTIKYPSDHGFVLTTFEIK, from the coding sequence ATGAGGCGGAGTTTATGTTTCTTTTTTACTTTGGTTTTTATATGTTCTGGTTGCTATTCCCAGAAATCGTCGGTCATTTTCAAGGTAATGGCCTGGAATATATTACATGGAGGCAATGACATTGAAAACGGGGTGCAAAATGTTGTTGAGATAATTCGGGAAGTAGACCCAGATGTTATATTGATGATAGAAACTTATGGTTCGGGGAAGATAATTGCGGACTCCCTAGGGTATAATTTTCATTTAATAGCTCCTGAGGGAACTGCCTTGGATGACAAAGGTACAAATCTTTCCATATTTTCAAAATTTCCCTTCGGAGAGTGGATAGACACTGACTATCCCTTTTATCTTGGAGGACGTGAAATTCTTATAAATAATCGGAAAATTAGATTTTTTTCAAATTGGTTTCATTATCTGCCATGGGAAGATGAACCTGAAAAGCTTGGCAAAACGGCGGAAGAACTTTTGGAATGGGAAAAAACTGGGGCAAAATATGAAATGCAACGAAAGGTACTCCCTTATCTCCGGAAATATGCAGCCAATGCGGAATTTGTACCCATGATTTTTGGAGGAGATTTAAATGCTCCTTCCCATTTGGATTGGGGGGTGGAGACTGTAGATATGCACCATGGGTTGGTGGTGCCATGGTATACTACAAAAATCCTGGAAGACATTGGCTTGGTAGACACTTTTAGGGCCTTAAATCCGGACCCTGTCCGTTATCCCGGCATTACATGGCATACCAAGGGAAAGAATGACGAGCATAGAATTGACTATATTTTTTATAAAGGCTCAAACCTAGAGGCGATTAAATCTGAAACTTATAAAGTGTTTTTTGGTGATCAGTTATTTATTAATGGCAAGACTATCAAATATCCTTCAGATCATGGATTCGTTTTGACCACTTTTGAAATTAAATAA
- a CDS encoding metallophosphoesterase family protein translates to MKKKHDIKRRQLIKNIGLATGAAMFGGVAIANEKERKGKEKPVLRVAHITDIHITSGNNAPERFRKCLNDVLKQRVDFLLNGGDTIMAADYDHITREEVLDQWSIWGELRNNFKDYDLYSCLGNHDMWWAAPDKTDAMYGKEYVVKQLNMPSRYYSFEKAGWHFIVLDSNNDNAGSLDEEQRKWLENELDRMNEGAAILVMSHYPILGVSTIPYGGCHTDSKYITKLFHKHRDKKIHCISGHMHLVDTAVYNDVHYYCNGSVSGFWWGDGDKDSAAKGWYHETPPGYTIIDFFDDGTLSNIYYPHSY, encoded by the coding sequence ATGAAAAAAAAGCATGATATAAAGAGAAGGCAGTTAATAAAGAATATTGGTTTGGCAACGGGGGCAGCTATGTTCGGAGGTGTTGCCATAGCGAACGAAAAAGAACGTAAGGGTAAAGAAAAACCTGTGCTTCGCGTTGCCCATATTACCGATATACATATTACCTCTGGTAATAATGCCCCAGAACGATTTAGAAAATGTCTCAATGATGTATTGAAGCAGAGGGTAGATTTTTTGTTAAATGGAGGGGATACCATTATGGCAGCAGATTATGATCATATTACTAGGGAAGAGGTTTTAGACCAATGGAGTATTTGGGGGGAATTAAGAAATAATTTTAAGGACTATGATCTGTATAGTTGCCTTGGCAACCACGATATGTGGTGGGCAGCCCCGGACAAGACAGACGCCATGTACGGAAAAGAATATGTGGTAAAGCAACTAAATATGCCTTCGCGCTATTATAGTTTTGAGAAGGCTGGTTGGCATTTTATTGTTTTGGATAGCAATAATGACAATGCAGGGTCATTGGATGAGGAGCAACGTAAATGGTTGGAAAATGAACTGGATAGAATGAACGAAGGGGCTGCCATTTTGGTCATGAGCCATTATCCAATTTTGGGGGTCAGTACCATACCTTATGGCGGTTGTCACACAGACAGTAAATACATTACCAAGTTGTTCCACAAGCATCGAGATAAAAAGATACATTGTATTAGCGGCCATATGCATTTAGTGGATACTGCCGTTTACAATGATGTTCACTATTACTGTAATGGCTCAGTGAGTGGTTTTTGGTGGGGCGATGGTGACAAGGATTCGGCAGCCAAGGGTTGGTATCATGAAACCCCTCCAGGATACACAATAATAGATTTCTTTGATGACGGAACATTATCCAATATCTATTACCCCCACTCATATTAG
- a CDS encoding DUF1735 domain-containing protein → MKTKYSLILIILTLVSLGCEEDVNHYDFEKYKFVSFIASDITVPETYSTDNNDEAYPIYLRYDGSVLETDFTVTLKITPNNAQPGIDYDVENTTVTFKAGEIKSEPLFIHIVDNLLNSEQERSLDINIESVSNPNIDIGVGVVNQSNKSATLNITDDECSDTISIFNSPNLINSAGNHTVSGTVAGNILTLTGNLIDYGAFPNAEIGIALTPTVEGGTAGAVSFDNYAAGTDNDGYVYEFRQNGQGTYNICAGEIKVSIDVYYESGGSWVFWYTSHNSFSIP, encoded by the coding sequence ATGAAAACTAAATATTCCCTGATATTGATAATACTAACCCTAGTCAGTTTAGGATGCGAGGAGGACGTAAATCACTATGACTTTGAAAAATACAAGTTTGTTTCCTTTATAGCTTCTGACATTACGGTGCCAGAAACCTATTCCACGGACAACAACGATGAAGCATATCCTATTTACTTGAGATATGACGGAAGCGTGTTGGAGACAGATTTTACAGTTACTTTAAAAATCACTCCCAACAATGCCCAGCCCGGTATAGATTATGACGTGGAAAATACCACCGTCACCTTTAAGGCGGGAGAGATTAAATCTGAACCGCTATTTATTCATATCGTAGACAACTTGTTAAATAGCGAACAGGAAAGGAGTCTGGATATCAACATTGAAAGTGTCAGCAATCCCAATATCGATATAGGTGTAGGTGTTGTAAATCAATCCAACAAGTCAGCAACCTTAAATATTACTGATGATGAATGTAGTGATACTATTAGTATTTTCAATTCTCCGAATTTAATAAACTCGGCAGGAAATCATACAGTATCAGGAACAGTGGCGGGCAATATACTAACTTTGACAGGAAATCTAATTGATTATGGGGCATTTCCAAATGCCGAAATTGGTATAGCCCTAACACCGACCGTTGAAGGAGGCACTGCAGGTGCAGTTAGTTTTGATAACTATGCCGCAGGGACTGATAATGATGGATATGTGTATGAATTCAGGCAAAATGGACAAGGAACCTACAATATTTGTGCCGGGGAAATTAAAGTTTCCATCGATGTGTATTATGAATCTGGAGGTTCATGGGTGTTTTGGTATACCTCACATAATAGTTTCTCTATTCCATAG
- a CDS encoding PepSY-associated TM helix domain-containing protein codes for MITFNRFIRNLHLWLGLTCGLIASISGLTGSLYIWQPELSAMLNPELLTIEPIKPFDENNLYKTAYNLVEQHKDSLTKINLPYREQKTISLEYTNGETNYYHPISGSLLGKKSSSIEFFENLLNFHRTLGIPKIGKYITGSSTLLFFLLLLSSGAYLWWKTYRTNLIKGFKIKWTAKKKKLNYDLHKAIGASFFVPLMVIAFTGAYFTYNTYYKTALSIFNDSAKPKSVQNELKIGSPISHKEYLLNPDKDYDLRTVILPKNKQEGYHFRYIQDRFQMEGQRKTKELKIDQKGSITSLTDFQTDPNSNRIAAQFYPVHIGEIGGLWGRILVFISGLIPITLFITGLKLYLLKTKR; via the coding sequence TTGATTACTTTTAACAGGTTTATCAGGAATTTACATCTGTGGCTGGGTCTAACATGCGGCCTAATCGCTTCTATCTCCGGGTTGACAGGTTCTCTATATATTTGGCAACCTGAACTAAGCGCTATGCTCAACCCAGAGTTATTGACCATCGAGCCTATTAAACCTTTTGATGAAAATAATCTCTACAAGACGGCTTACAATTTAGTTGAACAACATAAGGATAGTCTGACCAAAATAAACTTGCCCTATCGGGAGCAAAAGACTATTTCCCTGGAATACACAAATGGTGAGACCAATTATTATCATCCCATTTCTGGCTCGCTTTTGGGCAAAAAATCGAGTTCCATTGAATTTTTTGAAAATTTATTGAACTTTCACCGCACCTTGGGAATTCCTAAAATTGGAAAGTATATTACTGGAAGCAGTACTCTTTTATTTTTCCTGTTATTGTTAAGTTCTGGTGCCTATTTGTGGTGGAAAACCTATAGGACTAATTTAATCAAGGGATTCAAAATAAAATGGACAGCTAAGAAAAAGAAATTAAATTATGACCTTCATAAGGCAATTGGAGCTAGCTTTTTTGTCCCACTTATGGTCATAGCCTTTACTGGTGCTTATTTTACCTATAATACCTACTACAAAACGGCACTAAGCATATTCAATGATTCAGCAAAACCGAAGTCAGTGCAAAACGAACTTAAAATTGGAAGTCCAATTAGCCATAAAGAATATCTACTCAATCCTGATAAAGACTATGATCTTCGTACTGTCATTCTTCCCAAAAACAAACAGGAAGGATATCATTTTAGATATATTCAGGATAGATTCCAAATGGAAGGGCAAAGAAAAACCAAGGAACTGAAAATTGATCAAAAAGGATCTATTACTAGTCTGACGGATTTTCAAACAGATCCCAACAGCAACCGCATTGCAGCACAATTCTATCCCGTTCATATAGGGGAAATTGGAGGGTTATGGGGAAGGATCCTAGTTTTTATTTCTGGTCTAATTCCAATAACTCTCTTTATAACTGGTCTAAAGTTGTATCTCCTAAAAACAAAAAGGTGA
- a CDS encoding TonB-dependent receptor produces the protein MKIMTWAVALLLSFYAFPQASIKGKITDEANQPLIGATVYISELNKGNMTDLNGDYIIGDIEEGSWTVIVRMLGYQTQSKKITIAPNSTWNYDLVLQEDLNDLDEVVVSASRHSEYLSEIPASVTVVGLAKLEEFAQSTSNISEILEFTVPGLAASTGTFSNWGQTLRGRSLLVMVDGIPQSTPLRNGQLGIKSVNPNDISRVEVIKGATSIFGNGGNGGFINYITKNPASNKKIEGTTNIWGSANLAKTNDALGWGIHQSLKGNLNRFSYYISGSLEQTGNKYDADGVPILPTYGFDNTDIYSTFGKLEYLLTEQQKLTLSGNIYHSAQDSPFIPVAAEVEVFNENGDYTLVPGYGVKGTIVGEEPTGTTLVNGQLKYSLNNIFQGTTNFETDLYYQNTENVFFYSDKFENGGQSVINAKKYGIRPNFNTSFGSYGPTNITLTYGVDLLKDKTNQGLLDGRLWVPNIDLMSWAPYAQSTIKLKNQWVLKAGLRYDDMNMDIVDYNTLPYSAKSDGNFSPSVAVEGGKLKFNNLAFNIGARYIEHQEFTPYISYSQGFSIADLGSILRSAVANNINDIQLEPAVTNNYEFGFISKFNNFQLEAVGYYSTSNLGAGVVFVDEINSFVPSKQPQRIYGGEVSVDYFSWDKKWQIGTSYSYVEGLTHSVGDENNLTYLGGDVIAAPKWTTYINWQPTEKLNTSLRMTNLGDRNRFDPFIDTNDTWAYRHTQFPVSGYTLLNLSMAYQLKSNLSLSLGVNNILNEYYLPARSQWAAPLKTFTGVGEGANAKLGLRYNF, from the coding sequence ATGAAAATTATGACCTGGGCCGTAGCCTTATTACTCTCTTTTTACGCGTTCCCGCAAGCTAGCATCAAAGGCAAAATTACAGATGAAGCCAATCAACCACTTATAGGTGCAACCGTTTATATTTCCGAATTGAACAAGGGCAACATGACCGACTTAAATGGTGATTATATAATTGGAGACATTGAGGAAGGATCATGGACGGTTATCGTGAGAATGCTTGGATATCAAACTCAATCTAAAAAAATCACTATAGCACCGAACTCCACCTGGAATTATGATTTAGTTTTACAAGAAGATCTGAACGATTTGGATGAAGTAGTGGTTTCCGCCAGCAGGCATTCCGAATATCTTTCTGAAATTCCGGCATCCGTTACCGTTGTAGGCCTTGCCAAATTGGAGGAGTTTGCTCAATCTACCTCCAACATCAGCGAAATACTGGAATTTACCGTCCCGGGTCTTGCCGCCTCTACAGGTACCTTTTCCAATTGGGGTCAAACCCTCAGAGGGCGATCACTATTGGTTATGGTCGATGGCATTCCCCAATCTACCCCATTGAGAAATGGGCAACTGGGAATAAAATCCGTAAATCCCAATGATATTAGCCGTGTAGAAGTAATCAAAGGAGCCACATCCATCTTCGGAAATGGGGGCAATGGCGGTTTTATCAATTATATCACCAAGAATCCAGCTTCCAATAAAAAAATTGAAGGCACTACCAATATCTGGGGCTCCGCCAATTTGGCTAAAACAAATGATGCCTTAGGCTGGGGCATACATCAGTCCCTAAAGGGCAACTTGAATAGATTCAGTTACTACATCAGCGGCAGTTTGGAACAGACGGGTAATAAATACGATGCAGATGGAGTTCCCATTCTCCCTACATATGGTTTTGACAACACCGATATTTATAGCACATTTGGAAAACTGGAATATTTACTAACAGAACAACAAAAACTTACCCTTAGTGGTAATATCTACCATTCCGCTCAAGATAGCCCCTTCATTCCGGTGGCAGCGGAGGTAGAAGTCTTTAATGAGAATGGGGATTATACGCTTGTTCCTGGTTATGGCGTAAAGGGGACCATTGTTGGTGAAGAACCTACTGGGACGACCTTGGTCAATGGACAATTAAAATATAGTCTCAACAATATATTCCAGGGAACTACCAATTTTGAAACAGACCTATATTATCAAAACACCGAGAACGTATTCTTCTATTCCGACAAATTCGAAAACGGTGGACAATCCGTAATAAATGCCAAAAAATATGGCATCAGACCCAACTTCAATACCAGTTTTGGTTCATATGGCCCAACAAATATAACTTTGACCTACGGCGTAGACCTTTTAAAGGACAAAACCAATCAAGGGCTTTTGGATGGAAGGCTATGGGTTCCAAATATCGATTTGATGAGTTGGGCGCCCTACGCGCAATCTACCATAAAACTTAAGAACCAATGGGTTCTTAAAGCAGGTTTGCGATATGACGATATGAATATGGATATCGTAGATTACAACACCCTTCCCTATTCAGCCAAAAGCGATGGCAATTTCAGTCCATCTGTAGCTGTGGAAGGTGGTAAACTTAAGTTCAACAATCTGGCCTTCAACATAGGTGCCCGGTATATAGAGCATCAGGAATTTACACCTTATATAAGTTACTCCCAAGGTTTTTCCATTGCCGACCTAGGCTCTATATTGAGGTCTGCTGTGGCCAATAACATAAATGATATACAGTTGGAACCAGCGGTTACCAATAACTATGAATTTGGCTTTATATCCAAGTTCAATAACTTTCAACTAGAGGCCGTCGGCTATTACAGCACCTCCAACTTGGGCGCAGGTGTTGTATTTGTGGATGAGATCAATTCCTTTGTACCCTCTAAACAACCACAACGAATTTATGGAGGTGAGGTATCCGTAGATTATTTTAGTTGGGACAAGAAATGGCAAATAGGAACTTCATATTCCTACGTAGAGGGCCTAACCCATAGTGTTGGTGATGAGAATAACTTAACCTATTTGGGAGGTGATGTTATAGCCGCTCCAAAATGGACCACATATATTAACTGGCAGCCCACAGAAAAATTAAACACATCGCTTAGAATGACCAATCTGGGTGATAGAAACCGATTTGATCCCTTTATCGATACTAACGATACTTGGGCCTATAGACATACACAATTCCCTGTGAGTGGCTATACTTTACTGAACCTTTCTATGGCCTATCAATTAAAATCGAACCTATCCCTTTCATTAGGGGTCAACAATATATTGAACGAATACTATCTACCTGCCCGATCTCAGTGGGCCGCCCCTTTAAAAACCTTTACGGGGGTTGGAGAAGGAGCCAACGCAAAACTGGGACTTAGGTACAATTTTTAA
- a CDS encoding 5'-nucleotidase, lipoprotein e(P4) family, producing the protein MCTHTYFNVRKFLLIFYFLFFTLLLSCLSSCKVQQKVENTDTGAPMVLQGPAWAAAWQQKAGEYRALCHQAYNLARLRLDHLLPKTSPKPFAIVTDIDETLLDNSPYQVHQSLKGAEYSDSSWMEWTNRIECDTIPGALSFLRYAKDKGVSIFYITNRLEEERVATLTDLQRYGFPDATNDHLTMKTTTSGKEIRRKLVSEEYDILLFIGDNLSDFSAVFDKKPMEERNLQVRNNAKMFGNNFIVLPNSMYGDWDGAIYNYQYNLPPREKEKIIMSSLKKY; encoded by the coding sequence ATGTGTACTCATACATATTTCAATGTTCGTAAATTCTTACTTATATTTTATTTTTTGTTCTTTACTTTACTTTTAAGTTGCCTATCCTCTTGTAAGGTGCAACAAAAAGTTGAAAATACAGACACTGGAGCCCCAATGGTATTACAAGGCCCGGCATGGGCTGCTGCTTGGCAACAAAAGGCTGGAGAGTATAGAGCCTTGTGCCACCAAGCATATAATTTGGCCCGCTTACGATTGGATCACCTTTTACCAAAGACATCGCCCAAACCGTTTGCAATAGTAACTGATATTGACGAAACTCTACTGGACAATAGTCCTTATCAAGTGCATCAGTCTTTAAAAGGAGCGGAATACAGTGATTCTTCATGGATGGAATGGACCAATAGGATTGAGTGCGACACCATTCCTGGAGCGTTGTCTTTTCTGCGTTATGCTAAGGATAAGGGAGTATCAATTTTTTATATTACTAATAGACTTGAAGAAGAAAGGGTAGCCACATTAACGGATTTGCAGCGCTATGGCTTCCCTGATGCAACAAATGACCATCTTACCATGAAAACGACAACATCGGGTAAAGAAATACGTAGAAAACTTGTCTCAGAGGAATATGATATTCTTTTATTCATTGGGGATAATCTTAGTGATTTCAGTGCCGTTTTCGACAAAAAGCCAATGGAAGAACGTAATCTTCAAGTTAGGAATAATGCCAAAATGTTCGGCAACAATTTTATTGTTCTTCCTAATTCTATGTACGGAGATTGGGACGGTGCTATTTACAACTACCAATATAACTTGCCACCAAGGGAAAAAGAAAAAATCATTATGAGTTCATTGAAAAAATACTAA